ACTCTTTATAGTCCCGGATTATGTGATCCCAATCTTCTGATGTTCTTCTTTTCATTTTCCACTCCTTTAGAATAGAAAATGCATAGAAATCTCAGTTACTGGTAGATGGGGCTTTATTAGCGGTTACGGCAAACTTGCACACCGGAGTTCCCTTGGGGGTGAGCTTGGCCTCAGGATCTCTTACTAAGTTGCCTTCTAAAAATTACAGTATAAGAAGGTCTTATTTCACTAATTTATTGACAGATCAATTTATGCACAGATGGAGCTACTTCATAAATAGAATATTATTATCATTCAACCCAGAACCATCCAGAGAGAGGCCGGACGAATGGTTGATATAGCAGATTCCCCTCCTAGAAATAGAATGGTAAAAATCTTCCACATCATAATTCTATTTATCTCGTCAATTATTTTTTGGAAAGATTACATAATAATCAGATAGATGCAGAGATATTAATGTTTATAATATGATTATAAAAATAGCAGCACTAAAATCTCTGCTTGAGATGAGAGCACTACTCCTGCATAAGAGGAAAACACTCATTTGGGTTTATATTTTTTTAGAAATTAATAATCCTTATTCTTTTTGGATTTTCTGAGATTATTAAGTTCTTTTCTTTGTTTAGCCTTTTCCTGCTCATGTTTTAGAGCTGAAGGACTCTGGAAATATTGTCTTTTTTTGTACTCTCTAACAATACCTTCCTTTTCTACAATTCTTCTGAATCTACTAATTGCCTTATCTAAACTTTCATCATCATTCACAAGGATATTGGCCAAAATTTGCTCCCTTTCAACTTAATTTCATTATTTTTCTTAACAAATGACTGTCCCCACAATTTACATATTTCTAGAATATAGGAGATAGACCTTTTCTTTATTTAAATTGATTTCGCTGGAAAAAGAAAAATTATTCTTTGCTAAAAGATGTCTCGCTTCTCTATTGGTATATTCAGTTACAGCAAATAAATTCATAGGTGGAGTTTTTTTTAATAATTCAGAAAGTATATAACCACCAATCCCTTTACCCTGAAAATCATTATGTACATAAAACCATCCTATTTCAGAATCGGGCAATTCATTAAGAGATGGAGTATCCTGACCAGCCAAAATTCTATTTCTGTATCCACAGCTTGGTGACTTAATAGCACCGATTCCGATAAGTTTGGATTCCAAATAATGAAAAGCCAAGAATTTTGTTCTTAAGATTCTTTTATCAATATTTTCTGAATTGATTTCACTTCTTTCTAATAAAGTATTTTTGAAATCAGAGAGTTCTTGACTAGTACATTGATCAATTTCTTTTATATAAAAATTAAACACTACAGTAATTCCCCCTTAATACAATCAATTTCAAAATTGAGACTATCAAAAATCGGAATATCTGAAACTTTTTGTAATTCTTTAATATACAGAGGTGAACTTGTACAAATTCCTGAGAGTATATCCGGTTTAAGATCTAAAAAGTCATTGAGATATTTAATTCCTCCGATCGCTCCAAATGTGTCATTGGCACAAAATACAAGACGATGGATTCGATCTCTAACAATAGGATTTTTTAAAAGAAATTCTGTTTCCCGCTGGTTGATTCCGTCTGCAAACTCTACAACCCAGTAGTTTTGAGGATTATTGGCATATTTAAGATCCAGCTTATTAAAAACCTCCAGGATCTGCTCATCGGAAAGCATATAAGTACTTGGAAAACCGGTATATGTAAAATCTGAATAATATTCAGCACCAGCATCGTTCATATGCAGAATATCCTTCAAACTGGCTGTCCCTGTAACTTTAGAACCTCTGACTTTGTATCCTAAGGTTGTAAGAATCCAGCAAATGGATGCTGCGGCGACACTCTTACCCGAATTCATCGAAGTACCACAGACTAAAATCATTTTGGATCTGGGAAAGTTTTTTTCAATCTTCTTTGGGTTAATTAGTGAGTTATTGAGTGTATTGATTATTTCACCATTGTTATCACAGACATAACCAAGAATAGAAACTCTTGAGGGATCTTTTATATTGGAGTTTTTTGTAATCACTTGGGCGATCAATCCGCCTCTTGCGACTAAATCTATGTCCGCAGTAAAGTGCTCTGGGATAAAAGCTTCGTAATAATCCGGGGCATATCTATTACCAAAAACAAATATGGCTTTTGTTCCATTATGTATTTGATGGATTCTCCCGGATTTATTTTCAAGATTGGAATGCTGTCCAATGTGTGTGATTTCACCGTAAACAACATCTCCTATTTCTGGCTTCTTATTACTTTCTAGATAGTACTTCAATTGATTTGAATTCAATGAAAAAGCCGCACTGGTTAAGATGTACCCTTTTTTGATTTTTTTCATTTATTTATCTGCGATAATAATGGTTTGCAGGGAATACTAAATAAAAAAAATCCCCCTAAATACCAAACTACCTACACCTCATTTTAATAAGATATAAGCAGACATTGTTAGCATTTAGGGTCCTTTGTCTGCGGTTAACAACTGTTGATAAATATATCTGAAAATCAATAATTGTCAAGATGATCTATCCCATAAAAATCGAACCACAACCTATTTTTTTTTCATCCAATAAATACTATGGAGAGTGATATGAAAAGAAATTTACAGAAGAACATATTGTAATAAACCTGGAATAGTAATAAACGGGGAATAAAAGTGAAAGACATAGCCCGTGAGTGTGAAATTAGTGGAAATATTTATCATATGATGAGAAAGGACCTATCAAAATCACAGATCCTGAGCCTGTATAGTTTTCTGTGTAATGCCCATTCTTCATGTATAAAATCATTCTTCATATTCAATGATGAATTTATTCATTGCAAACTTCCAATAAGTGGAATATTTCACTTATTGGAAGCCTGCTCAATAACCGAGTTAAAAGTAGATCTTCAGATCAGAACTTCCTCCAGACTCTCCTCTACAGTATCCTCAATGGATTCTTTAAGGTTTTCATCTTCCGATTCATTCGAGTCTCCGGGTCCTGCAGAGGCAGTGTTCTGGGGTTTGAATTCCACATGTTCTCCCACAACCTTAATTTTGTGATGAGAGCCCCCCTCTTCATCGATCCAGCGGTCCTGTTTCAGACGGCCAACCACACGGACACCTCGCCCTTTCTGCAGATGCTTTTCACAGGCTTCGGCAACCTTGGACCAGACTTCCACATCAAAATAGGAAACTTCTTCCTGTCTGACTCCCTCCGCTTTGTAGGACCTGTTGCTGGCCACGGCAAACTTGCAGACCGGAGTTCCCTTGGGGGTGAGTCTGGCCTCGGGATCTCTGACTAAGTTGCCTTCTAAAATTACAGAATTTAATTGATTCATCACACACTCCTTGATAAGTTGTTTGCCTCTTATACGCAGAAGCCTGATGTGATGCTTCAAAGATTTTTATATTTTTTTTCAGAATCCTTTACTTTTGGCATAATCAGATTCTGATTTAGAGTGTTATTTCTATCATTTCTGATTCACTTGGAGGATTTGCTCCATTACGGCTGCAATTAATACCGGCTGCTTTATTTGCATAGTCTCCCAAAGAGATCAATTCTTCTTCACTCATCTCTAAAATCTGAGATTTACTGAAGATCCCTTTTTTATATAGGTAGGCCAGCAGAGCCCCATGGAAAGTATCACCCGCACCTATTGTATCAGCCACAGGGAGATCAAAGAGTGGGCTGTGTACTGTGACATTTTCAGTGAATAAACGTCCTCCCTCTTTTCCCTCTGTCAAAGCTACTAAAGCTGTTCCCAGACCAAGAATTGATGAGACTGCCTCTTCCCTCTCCTTTCCGGGGTATAGCCATTCCAGATCCTCATCGCTTAACTTGACGATGCTGCAGATACTGCAAATGGACTCAAAACGTTCCATATACAATTGTCTGTCAGAAACAAGGGCCGGCCGGATATTAGGATCAAAAGAGAGAAGGTACTCTGAACATCTCTTAATCAGAAATTCTGTAAGGACTGAACCACTGGGTTCCTGACTGAGAGAAATAGACCCGAAATGAATAATTTTCAGCTCCTCCGGAAGTGGTAATTTATCCAGTTCTGCAGCCTGCCATAATTTATCTGCGGTATCATTGGCAAAGAAAGCATAGCTGGCAGAACCGTCACTCTGTTTTTGAACAAAGCTGAGAGTGGTGGGATCATCTGTTCTTATAGTCAAATCCGTTCCCACATTATTTTCATTAAGATATGAAAGCAGTTTATCACCGAAGATGTCTTTACTAATTCTTCCCACATATTGGACCGGAACATTGAGCCTTGCAATGGCAATTGAGCTGTTGTAAGGAGAACCTCCCGGATACCCTGAGAAACTTAGTTCATTCTGACTTATAAAATCTATGAGACCTTCTCCTAAACTGATAATCATTCCTGCATTCTCCCTCAAATGAAATTACTTTACAGCTCAGCCTTTGATTCCGCCGGAAGCTGAGCATCTATATAAGATATCCTACTTCTTCTTAATTGAGTCAACAAAAACTGCCAAAAGGATGGCAGACCTGTTCCATACAAATGAGTAAAATTTATTCATTGTATATTAAGCGTCAGAGAACCGACTATTAATGAATGAGATTCGAAAAAATACAATATAAGGAAAAGCTGGTTTCTCTCTTACTTCTACTGCTTTCCCTGATTTTCATAATTACCTATACATTTCTGCTATCCTATTTCAAGGAGACTGAAGAAAACATAAATACGGCTTATATAGAAAAGCTGAGTAATGATTTTGATATAACTATTGATGGATATACCGGAATGGCTGACCTTGTTTTACAGAACTCAATCATAACAAAACGAGTTCTTAATATTGTTAATAATGCAGTTTCCGCTAAGGATGAAGAAGAAAAGGACCAATACCGCAAAGAACTATACAAAGAATTAACACCGATTTATTCTAATTTAACCCGCTACAATTTCAGACAGCTCCATTTTCAGGAAGCTGATAATAGAAGTCTCCTACGATTCCACAAACCGGATAAGTATGGTGATGATCTTACAGGGATTCGTTATTCCGTTGAATATGTAAACGCAAACATTAAAAATATTTCCGGATTCGAAGAGGGGAGAATCTTTAATGGATACAGATTTGTATATCCCCTCATATATCTTGGTAAACACATAGGATCTGTAGAACTCAGC
The sequence above is drawn from the Oceanispirochaeta sp. M1 genome and encodes:
- a CDS encoding single-stranded DNA-binding protein — its product is MNQLNSVILEGNLVRDPEARLTPKGTPVCKFAVASNRSYKAEGVRQEEVSYFDVEVWSKVAEACEKHLQKGRGVRVVGRLKQDRWIDEEGGSHHKIKVVGEHVEFKPQNTASAGPGDSNESEDENLKESIEDTVEESLEEVLI
- a CDS encoding GNAT family N-acetyltransferase, with protein sequence MFNFYIKEIDQCTSQELSDFKNTLLERSEINSENIDKRILRTKFLAFHYLESKLIGIGAIKSPSCGYRNRILAGQDTPSLNELPDSEIGWFYVHNDFQGKGIGGYILSELLKKTPPMNLFAVTEYTNREARHLLAKNNFSFSSEINLNKEKVYLLYSRNM
- a CDS encoding carbohydrate kinase codes for the protein MIISLGEGLIDFISQNELSFSGYPGGSPYNSSIAIARLNVPVQYVGRISKDIFGDKLLSYLNENNVGTDLTIRTDDPTTLSFVQKQSDGSASYAFFANDTADKLWQAAELDKLPLPEELKIIHFGSISLSQEPSGSVLTEFLIKRCSEYLLSFDPNIRPALVSDRQLYMERFESICSICSIVKLSDEDLEWLYPGKEREEAVSSILGLGTALVALTEGKEGGRLFTENVTVHSPLFDLPVADTIGAGDTFHGALLAYLYKKGIFSKSQILEMSEEELISLGDYANKAAGINCSRNGANPPSESEMIEITL
- the rpsU gene encoding 30S ribosomal protein S21, whose product is MANILVNDDESLDKAISRFRRIVEKEGIVREYKKRQYFQSPSALKHEQEKAKQRKELNNLRKSKKNKDY